The following proteins are encoded in a genomic region of Protaetiibacter sp. SSC-01:
- a CDS encoding alpha-ketoacid dehydrogenase subunit beta, whose amino-acid sequence MTMLSYARAINRALAEELERDPSVFVMGEDVGAFGGVFGITRGLQERFGRKRVFDTPISENFIVGGGVGAALTGLRPVVELQYADFIAVAMDEVYNKAAKWRYMHGGLFEMPLVIRGPSGIANGAGPEHSQSPEGLLLSAVGMHVVMPSTPADALGLLKSAIRSPNPVMFLEHKGMYGMKGEVPDGEHLVPIGVADVRREGTDVTVVAWQTMVPRALAAAEQLADEGISVEVIDPRGARPLDLDTILTSVKKTGRLIVTHEAAAVGGVGSEVVAAVAEHAMDYMAAPIRRITAPDVPIPQNTELEQLVIPTAEDLVAACRALL is encoded by the coding sequence ATGACCATGCTGAGCTATGCCCGCGCGATCAACCGCGCGCTCGCGGAGGAGCTCGAACGCGACCCGTCCGTCTTCGTCATGGGGGAGGACGTGGGCGCCTTCGGCGGCGTCTTCGGCATCACGCGCGGCCTGCAGGAGCGCTTCGGCCGCAAGCGCGTCTTCGACACCCCCATCTCCGAGAACTTCATCGTGGGCGGCGGCGTCGGGGCCGCGCTCACCGGACTGCGCCCCGTCGTGGAGCTGCAGTACGCGGACTTCATCGCCGTCGCGATGGACGAGGTGTACAACAAGGCCGCGAAGTGGCGGTACATGCACGGCGGCCTCTTCGAGATGCCGCTCGTCATCCGCGGTCCCTCCGGGATCGCGAACGGCGCGGGCCCCGAGCACTCGCAGTCGCCCGAGGGACTGCTCCTCTCGGCGGTCGGCATGCACGTCGTGATGCCGTCGACGCCGGCCGACGCGCTCGGCCTGCTGAAGTCCGCCATCCGCTCGCCCAACCCCGTCATGTTCCTCGAGCACAAGGGGATGTACGGCATGAAGGGCGAGGTTCCCGACGGCGAGCACCTCGTGCCGATCGGCGTCGCCGACGTGCGACGCGAGGGCACCGACGTCACCGTCGTGGCGTGGCAGACGATGGTGCCGCGCGCCCTCGCGGCGGCCGAACAGCTCGCCGACGAGGGGATCTCCGTCGAGGTCATCGATCCGCGCGGGGCGCGCCCCCTCGACCTCGACACGATCCTCACGTCGGTCAAGAAGACGGGCCGGCTGATCGTGACCCACGAGGCGGCCGCCGTCGGAGGTGTCGGCAGCGAGGTGGTGGCCGCGGTCGCCGAGCACGCCATGGACTACATGGCGGCCCCGATCCGGCGCATCACCGCGCCGGACGTGCCGATCCCGCAGAACACGGAGCTCGAGCAGCTCGTCATCCCCACCGCCGAGGACCTGGTCGCGGCCTGCCGCGCCCTGCTCTGA
- a CDS encoding dihydrolipoamide acetyltransferase family protein, whose amino-acid sequence MHKILLPRLGQTMEEGLIAKWLVGDGESVTPGQALYEVETEKVTAEVEANLPGRLVRRLVAEETTVPVGTLVAVVADPGEQPDDAAIDAFVASPELRVEVAAAAPQAAAPVAEPSAPAAGGADAVTGPGASPSASGPSARTGIVRAMPRTRRLARDEGIDLASVVGTGPEGLVTEQDVRDAAAAARPGLAPAAPVAATAPTEPASRVPLPVGVPQRERRRLGSVARTMAQVTSRSWAQVPAFSQTVDIVATGWKAARDRLREETGRKVGYTDMVIEAVVRAVAEVPEVNSSYDGDALVIWDEVNLSIAVDTDSGLLVPVLHGADSLDVAGRVDAMQAIVERARGGRLGADDVSGGTLTVSNLGMFGIDRGVPLVTAPQAAIVFVGAMTDRVVAVRDAIAIAPVFSVTTAFDHRCLDGATAARFTSALRRELEAWA is encoded by the coding sequence ATGCACAAGATCCTGCTGCCCCGCCTCGGCCAGACGATGGAGGAGGGGCTCATCGCCAAGTGGCTCGTCGGCGACGGCGAGTCGGTGACACCGGGTCAGGCCCTCTACGAGGTCGAGACCGAGAAGGTGACCGCCGAGGTCGAGGCGAACCTTCCCGGGCGCCTCGTGCGGCGGCTCGTGGCCGAGGAGACGACCGTCCCGGTAGGCACGCTTGTCGCGGTCGTCGCGGATCCGGGCGAGCAACCGGATGACGCCGCGATCGACGCCTTCGTCGCGAGTCCCGAGCTGCGCGTCGAGGTGGCCGCGGCCGCGCCGCAGGCTGCGGCGCCTGTGGCCGAACCGTCCGCTCCGGCAGCGGGCGGAGCGGACGCCGTGACCGGCCCGGGGGCGTCCCCCTCCGCCTCCGGGCCATCGGCTCGAACCGGGATCGTTCGGGCCATGCCGCGGACGCGTCGACTCGCGCGCGACGAGGGCATCGATCTCGCATCCGTCGTGGGCACCGGGCCCGAGGGCCTCGTGACGGAGCAGGATGTGCGGGATGCCGCCGCGGCCGCGCGTCCGGGCCTCGCGCCCGCGGCGCCCGTCGCCGCGACGGCGCCGACCGAGCCCGCATCGCGCGTGCCGCTTCCCGTCGGTGTGCCGCAGCGGGAGCGGCGGAGGCTCGGCTCCGTGGCGCGGACGATGGCGCAGGTCACGTCGCGCAGCTGGGCGCAGGTGCCCGCCTTCAGTCAGACGGTCGACATCGTCGCGACGGGTTGGAAGGCCGCCCGAGACCGGCTCCGCGAGGAGACCGGCCGGAAGGTGGGCTACACCGACATGGTCATCGAGGCGGTCGTGCGCGCCGTGGCCGAGGTGCCCGAGGTCAACTCCTCGTACGACGGAGATGCGCTCGTCATCTGGGACGAGGTCAATCTCTCGATCGCCGTCGACACCGACTCGGGGTTGCTCGTCCCCGTGCTGCACGGCGCGGACAGCCTCGACGTCGCGGGCCGTGTCGACGCGATGCAGGCGATCGTCGAACGCGCCCGCGGCGGGCGCCTGGGCGCCGACGATGTGAGCGGCGGAACGCTCACGGTGTCGAACCTCGGGATGTTCGGCATCGACCGCGGTGTCCCGCTCGTGACGGCACCCCAGGCGGCGATCGTCTTCGTGGGGGCCATGACCGATCGCGTCGTCGCCGTGCGCGACGCGATCGCGATCGCGCCGGTGTTCAGCGTCACGACGGCCTTCGACCACCGGTGCCTCGACGGCGCCACCGCCGCGCGATTCACGTCGGCGCTGCGTCGCGAGCTGGAGGCGTGGGCATGA
- a CDS encoding SDR family NAD(P)-dependent oxidoreductase, producing the protein MAQDREPRVVVVTGGARRGGMGRAIAEAFLAQGDRVVVSDIGSALRTHPDYEVAPAEDLADAAAELGGEVLTVACDVTDEAQVVELFDRAVAHFGRVDVVVNCAGLAIGLTPVVELALDDWKVNLEVMATGTFLCSREAARRMRAQGDGGRIISIASQAGKTGQPYLAAYSAAKFAVVGLTQSMASELGADGITVNAICPGTIDTPLLAVRGGVYQTFSGLAGRTEDDYRRRLMRQIPAGRFGTPEDVAAAAVYLASPGASFVTGEALNVTGGQEMH; encoded by the coding sequence ATGGCACAGGACCGGGAGCCGCGGGTGGTGGTCGTCACGGGCGGCGCACGACGCGGCGGCATGGGACGCGCGATCGCGGAGGCGTTCCTCGCCCAGGGCGATCGCGTCGTCGTCTCCGACATCGGCAGCGCCCTGCGCACCCACCCCGACTACGAGGTCGCCCCCGCAGAGGATCTCGCGGATGCCGCAGCCGAGCTCGGCGGCGAGGTGCTCACGGTCGCGTGCGACGTGACCGACGAGGCGCAGGTGGTCGAGCTCTTCGATCGCGCGGTCGCGCATTTCGGCCGCGTCGACGTCGTCGTCAACTGCGCGGGCCTCGCGATCGGACTCACCCCGGTCGTCGAGCTCGCCCTCGACGACTGGAAGGTCAACCTCGAGGTCATGGCGACGGGCACCTTCCTGTGCTCGCGCGAGGCCGCGCGCCGCATGCGCGCCCAGGGCGACGGCGGTCGGATCATCTCGATCGCCTCTCAGGCGGGCAAGACGGGGCAGCCGTACCTCGCCGCGTACTCGGCCGCGAAGTTCGCCGTCGTGGGCCTCACGCAGTCGATGGCCTCCGAGCTCGGCGCCGACGGGATCACGGTGAACGCGATCTGCCCCGGCACGATCGACACCCCGCTCCTCGCGGTGCGCGGCGGCGTCTACCAGACGTTCTCGGGACTCGCCGGGAGGACCGAGGACGACTACCGGCGTCGGCTCATGCGGCAGATCCCGGCGGGCCGCTTCGGCACCCCCGAGGATGTGGCCGCTGCGGCCGTCTACCTGGCCTCGCCGGGCGCGTCCTTCGTGACGGGCGAGGCGCTCAACGTCACCGGCGGACAGGAGATGCATTGA
- a CDS encoding zinc-binding dehydrogenase, translated as MSAAVVYVEPGVVTTGVVPERELGPRDVRIDVEACGVCGSDLASFAHGHYIEPGQIMGHELAGRVAEAGEERTALIGRRVTVRPMQSCGTCSYCRAGAAHLCGATYGPSLGYGTPGAFAEQVVLSEAEPGVTIFPVPDEVDPFDLLWAEPFAVALHAVDLAGPAREILVTGAGAVGLTVMAAARVAGMRVTAVEPLAGRRAAAETLGAATFEPGALPDGARFDALVDASGVPAAVRAALPFLRGGAPVVMVGLNDDPIAFPCGDHPVRGSFAYLQKDFVRSVELIASGEVRLSHLVTDRLGLDRAADALRGPAAGDATVKAAIVPQRGSA; from the coding sequence TTGAGCGCCGCGGTCGTGTACGTCGAGCCCGGTGTCGTGACGACGGGCGTCGTGCCCGAGCGCGAGCTCGGTCCCCGCGACGTCCGGATCGACGTTGAGGCGTGCGGCGTGTGCGGCTCCGACCTCGCCTCGTTCGCGCACGGGCACTACATCGAGCCCGGACAGATCATGGGCCACGAGCTCGCGGGGCGGGTCGCGGAGGCCGGTGAGGAGCGCACCGCGCTCATCGGCCGCCGCGTCACCGTCCGCCCCATGCAGTCGTGCGGCACGTGCTCGTACTGCCGCGCGGGTGCAGCGCACCTGTGCGGCGCGACGTACGGTCCCTCGCTCGGCTACGGCACACCGGGTGCCTTCGCCGAGCAGGTCGTGCTGAGCGAGGCCGAGCCCGGGGTGACCATCTTCCCCGTGCCCGACGAGGTCGACCCCTTCGACCTCCTGTGGGCCGAGCCGTTCGCCGTCGCCCTGCATGCGGTGGACCTCGCGGGGCCCGCGCGCGAGATCCTCGTGACGGGCGCAGGCGCGGTCGGCCTCACGGTCATGGCGGCCGCACGCGTCGCCGGCATGCGCGTCACGGCCGTCGAGCCGCTCGCGGGCCGCCGCGCGGCCGCCGAGACGCTCGGAGCCGCGACCTTCGAGCCGGGGGCGCTCCCCGACGGCGCGCGGTTCGATGCGCTCGTCGACGCATCCGGAGTGCCCGCCGCCGTCCGCGCGGCGCTTCCCTTCCTCCGAGGCGGTGCGCCCGTCGTGATGGTCGGTCTCAACGACGACCCGATCGCCTTCCCGTGCGGGGATCACCCCGTGCGCGGATCGTTCGCCTACCTGCAGAAGGACTTCGTCCGCTCGGTCGAGCTCATCGCCTCGGGCGAGGTCCGCCTGTCCCATCTCGTCACCGACCGGCTCGGCCTCGACCGCGCCGCGGACGCCCTCCGTGGGCCCGCGGCGGGCGATGCCACCGTCAAGGCGGCGATCGTTCCCCAGAGAGGTTCAGCATGA
- a CDS encoding DUF6069 family protein → MTATADRTAPRALTVTLTVLAAVAASALVTSLIALVTRAAGVGEAFPPLQPQAYLAFATAGTLLALGGWLLVVRFVARSARLLRVLVPVLVVLSLVPDVVLLITGFIPGTTPGAVVALALMHPVVAAAAVVAGQRIAPAR, encoded by the coding sequence ATGACCGCCACCGCCGACCGCACCGCCCCGCGTGCGCTCACCGTCACCCTCACCGTGCTGGCCGCCGTCGCGGCATCCGCACTCGTCACGAGCCTCATCGCCCTCGTCACCCGTGCCGCCGGTGTGGGCGAGGCCTTCCCGCCCCTGCAGCCGCAGGCCTACCTGGCGTTCGCGACCGCCGGCACGCTCCTCGCCCTCGGCGGCTGGCTCCTCGTCGTGCGCTTCGTCGCGCGCTCCGCACGCCTGCTGCGCGTGCTCGTGCCCGTGCTCGTCGTGCTCTCGCTCGTTCCGGACGTCGTGCTGCTCATCACGGGCTTCATCCCCGGCACGACGCCCGGCGCCGTCGTCGCGCTCGCGCTCATGCACCCGGTCGTCGCGGCAGCCGCCGTCGTCGCGGGGCAGCGCATCGCCCCCGCGCGCTGA
- a CDS encoding NADPH:quinone oxidoreductase family protein, whose protein sequence is MRALVLRERTGPEGLVLADVPEPASTRDSVVIEVEAAGVTYPDLLISQGLYQDRPALPYVPGLEVAGIVHSAPPGSGFAPGERVAAACMGGGYAEIATADPALVMRIPDEMSFAQASGLVLNYQTMHFALHRRAAVRAGELVLVRGAGGGLGIAAIELAVAAGAEVVAVCRGAEKAALCRAAGAHHVVDETERSFREEIEALTDGAGVGLVVDPVGGEGVVDALRCLRPEGRLLVLGFTGGIPAIPANRLLLRNTSVVGAAWGAFLNVDPAIAATARRDLERLAASGGIRPPVHSVWPLARGAEALAAMRDRALAGKAALAVRSE, encoded by the coding sequence GTGAGGGCGCTCGTCCTGCGTGAGAGGACGGGCCCCGAGGGTCTCGTGCTCGCCGACGTGCCCGAGCCCGCATCGACTCGCGATTCGGTCGTCATCGAGGTCGAGGCGGCGGGCGTCACCTACCCCGACCTGCTCATCAGTCAGGGGCTCTACCAAGACCGGCCCGCGCTGCCCTACGTGCCGGGCCTCGAGGTCGCGGGTATCGTCCACTCGGCGCCGCCCGGAAGCGGCTTCGCGCCGGGGGAGCGCGTGGCCGCCGCGTGCATGGGCGGCGGGTACGCCGAGATCGCGACCGCCGACCCCGCTCTTGTGATGCGGATCCCCGACGAGATGTCGTTCGCCCAGGCGAGCGGGCTCGTGCTCAACTACCAGACCATGCATTTCGCCCTGCACCGTCGCGCCGCCGTGCGGGCGGGCGAGCTCGTGCTCGTGCGCGGTGCGGGCGGCGGCCTCGGCATCGCGGCGATCGAGCTCGCCGTCGCGGCGGGAGCCGAGGTCGTCGCCGTGTGCCGCGGCGCCGAGAAGGCGGCACTGTGCCGGGCTGCGGGCGCCCATCACGTCGTCGACGAGACCGAGCGATCCTTCCGGGAGGAGATCGAGGCTCTGACGGACGGGGCGGGCGTCGGCCTCGTCGTCGACCCCGTCGGCGGGGAGGGGGTCGTCGACGCCCTCCGCTGCCTGCGTCCGGAGGGACGGCTGCTCGTGCTGGGGTTCACCGGGGGCATCCCCGCGATACCCGCCAACCGCCTGCTCTTGCGCAACACGAGCGTCGTGGGGGCCGCGTGGGGCGCCTTCCTCAACGTCGATCCCGCGATCGCGGCCACGGCTCGACGCGATCTCGAGCGCCTCGCGGCATCCGGTGGCATCCGCCCGCCGGTCCACAGCGTGTGGCCGCTCGCACGAGGCGCGGAGGCCCTCGCAGCCATGCGCGATCGCGCCCTCGCGGGCAAGGCCGCGCTCGCCGTCCGCTCAGAGTGA
- a CDS encoding SDR family NAD(P)-dependent oxidoreductase, which translates to MTDAGGARFDFTGRRVWVTGASRGLGREIAVGFATAGARVAITARDAPALAALAAELRGAGADVIEVPASVADGEAVAACASAIDAEWGGLDVLVNCAGISPTFSRSETVTDEEWRAVLEVNATGSFLCAREAARLMLRDDGGGSIVNVSSIGGVAGLERLAGYSASKGAVDALTRTLAVEWAERGIRVNALAPGFFETDMTAGLRRSDRWRDALLSKVPMRRFGTPPEIVSAAMFLASDAAAFITGAHLAIDGGWTAA; encoded by the coding sequence ATGACGGATGCGGGCGGAGCCCGGTTCGACTTCACCGGACGCCGCGTGTGGGTGACGGGCGCGAGCCGCGGGCTCGGGCGTGAGATCGCCGTCGGTTTCGCGACCGCCGGTGCACGCGTCGCCATCACCGCGCGCGACGCTCCCGCGCTCGCCGCGCTCGCCGCGGAGCTCAGGGGTGCGGGCGCCGACGTGATCGAGGTGCCCGCATCCGTCGCGGACGGCGAGGCCGTCGCGGCCTGCGCATCGGCCATCGACGCCGAGTGGGGAGGGCTCGACGTACTCGTGAACTGCGCAGGCATCAGCCCGACGTTCAGCCGGTCCGAGACGGTCACCGACGAGGAATGGCGCGCCGTGCTCGAGGTCAACGCGACGGGCAGTTTCCTCTGTGCCCGGGAGGCCGCGCGCCTCATGCTCCGCGACGACGGCGGCGGCTCGATCGTCAACGTGTCGAGCATCGGCGGCGTCGCGGGGCTCGAGCGGCTGGCGGGCTACTCGGCGAGCAAGGGCGCGGTGGACGCCCTCACACGGACGCTCGCGGTGGAGTGGGCCGAACGCGGCATCCGCGTCAACGCACTGGCACCGGGCTTCTTCGAGACGGATATGACGGCGGGACTCCGGCGCAGCGACCGCTGGCGCGACGCACTGCTCTCGAAGGTGCCGATGCGGCGCTTCGGCACGCCCCCCGAGATCGTCTCGGCCGCCATGTTCCTCGCCTCCGACGCCGCGGCGTTCATCACGGGGGCGCACCTCGCGATCGACGGCGGCTGGACGGCGGCGTGA
- a CDS encoding thioesterase family protein, giving the protein MPVFDYRVQTRFSDADGFGHVNNAVYFSYLENAREQLYRETRFTELLGRDRFVLVSHQRIEYRNVLEFREDPVGVGVWVARLGRSSFDLAYRVFDPEGETEYGLAMTGMVVVDRATGRPVPMSQEHRAVLEPWIDAPPVFRG; this is encoded by the coding sequence GCCGACGGCTTCGGGCACGTCAACAACGCGGTGTACTTCTCGTATCTCGAGAACGCGCGCGAGCAGCTCTATCGCGAGACGCGTTTCACGGAACTGCTCGGCCGTGACCGCTTCGTCCTCGTGAGCCATCAGCGCATCGAGTACCGGAACGTGCTCGAGTTCCGCGAGGATCCGGTGGGTGTGGGCGTCTGGGTCGCTCGTCTGGGGCGCTCGAGTTTCGACCTCGCCTATCGCGTCTTCGACCCCGAGGGGGAGACCGAGTACGGGCTCGCCATGACGGGAATGGTCGTGGTGGACCGCGCGACGGGGCGGCCCGTGCCGATGTCGCAGGAGCACCGCGCGGTGCTCGAGCCGTGGATCGACGCGCCCCCCGTGTTCCGCGGCTGA
- a CDS encoding thiamine pyrophosphate-dependent dehydrogenase E1 component subunit alpha yields MIDPDTRRAIYREMLRVSVWEQRLRRFIEEGRTSGFYHAGRGQEATAVGATLALRADDYLLYDHRGMGHAIAKGVPIDKLFGDFLSTSEGTTRGLGAGIVHIAWPERGVLGQSGTLGGSFPIAAGAGISARYRESDQVVMCFFGDGASNRGTFHESANVASLWKLPVIWLCENNGYAVSVPVAESLSVPQVADRASAYGMPGVVVDGMDPDAVHAAVSDAVERARAGEGPTLIEAMTYRYRGHYEGDPQTYRPEGELAEWEAKDPLLTYPRRLLEEGVVTQQWLDDVLAEVTAEVESAAETAAAGTKPDPSRVYDYIYA; encoded by the coding sequence ATGATCGACCCGGACACCCGTCGCGCCATCTACCGCGAGATGCTGCGCGTGAGCGTATGGGAGCAGCGCCTGCGGCGCTTCATCGAGGAGGGACGCACCTCCGGCTTCTACCACGCGGGCCGTGGGCAGGAGGCGACGGCCGTCGGCGCGACGCTCGCGCTGCGAGCCGACGACTACCTGCTCTACGACCACCGCGGCATGGGGCACGCGATCGCCAAGGGTGTGCCGATCGACAAGCTCTTCGGCGACTTCCTCTCGACCTCCGAGGGGACCACGCGCGGGCTCGGCGCCGGCATCGTGCACATCGCGTGGCCCGAGCGCGGTGTGCTCGGGCAGAGCGGCACCCTCGGCGGCTCGTTCCCGATCGCCGCGGGGGCCGGCATCTCCGCCCGCTACCGGGAGTCCGACCAGGTCGTGATGTGCTTCTTCGGCGACGGTGCCTCCAACCGCGGCACCTTCCACGAGTCGGCGAACGTCGCATCCCTCTGGAAGCTGCCCGTCATCTGGCTGTGCGAGAACAACGGCTACGCGGTCTCGGTACCCGTCGCCGAGTCGCTCAGCGTGCCGCAGGTCGCCGACCGTGCGTCGGCGTACGGCATGCCGGGGGTCGTCGTCGACGGCATGGACCCGGATGCCGTGCACGCTGCCGTCAGCGACGCCGTCGAGCGGGCACGCGCGGGCGAGGGGCCGACCCTCATCGAGGCGATGACCTACCGGTACCGCGGTCACTACGAGGGCGACCCGCAGACCTACCGCCCCGAGGGCGAGCTCGCCGAGTGGGAGGCGAAGGACCCGCTCCTGACCTACCCCCGTCGTCTGCTCGAGGAGGGCGTGGTGACCCAGCAGTGGCTCGACGACGTGCTCGCCGAGGTGACCGCGGAGGTCGAGAGCGCCGCCGAGACCGCCGCGGCGGGGACCAAGCCCGACCCCTCCCGCGTCTACGACTACATCTACGCCTGA
- a CDS encoding phosphotransferase family protein, whose protein sequence is MTAQTLPGLEMGPLAGYLAAELGADADRPFDVQLLAGGRSNVSYRIRQDARDWVLRRPPLGNILPSAHDMRREHRLLMGMTTAGFPVPAPLALCEDADVLGVPFLVMDFVEGRVVADAADARALSPAAAREVSHALVETLARLHAIDPADAGLADLGRPDGYLERQVRRWADQWQRTRTRELPDVDALIAWLRERIPRIPSGLPSSIVHGDFRIDNAILSEDHAKVRAVLDWEMSTLGDPVSDLAISLVYWSEAGDGLRAEIDVARGVTAGPGFLTRAELVEAYADASGLDLGHLDACIVLACFKLAVIMESIHKRTLEGAQLGDAAREGQGLEAAPAALARMGRHVAEGGGIAALSL, encoded by the coding sequence GTGACTGCTCAGACGCTCCCGGGGCTCGAGATGGGGCCGCTCGCCGGCTATCTCGCGGCCGAGCTCGGCGCGGACGCCGACCGACCGTTCGACGTCCAGCTGCTCGCGGGCGGTCGCTCGAACGTCAGCTACCGGATCCGACAGGATGCCCGCGATTGGGTGCTGCGCCGTCCCCCGCTGGGGAACATCCTCCCCAGCGCGCACGACATGCGGCGCGAGCATCGCCTCCTCATGGGGATGACCACGGCGGGGTTCCCCGTGCCCGCTCCGCTCGCCCTCTGCGAGGACGCCGACGTGCTCGGCGTGCCCTTCCTCGTCATGGACTTCGTCGAGGGCCGGGTCGTCGCCGATGCCGCGGACGCACGCGCCCTGTCGCCGGCCGCGGCCCGGGAGGTCTCGCACGCGCTCGTCGAGACGCTCGCGCGCCTGCACGCCATCGACCCCGCGGACGCCGGGCTGGCGGACCTCGGGCGACCGGATGGCTACCTCGAGCGCCAGGTGCGCCGCTGGGCCGACCAGTGGCAGCGCACCCGCACGCGCGAGCTCCCCGACGTCGACGCCCTCATCGCCTGGCTGCGGGAACGCATCCCGCGCATCCCGTCGGGACTTCCGTCGTCGATCGTCCACGGCGACTTCCGAATCGACAACGCGATCCTGTCCGAGGATCACGCGAAGGTGCGCGCCGTCCTCGACTGGGAGATGTCGACCCTCGGCGACCCGGTGAGCGATCTCGCGATCTCGCTCGTCTACTGGAGCGAGGCGGGCGACGGCCTGCGCGCCGAGATCGACGTCGCCCGCGGCGTGACCGCCGGTCCGGGCTTCCTGACGCGCGCCGAGCTCGTCGAGGCGTACGCGGATGCGAGCGGCCTCGACCTCGGCCATCTCGACGCGTGCATCGTGCTCGCGTGCTTCAAGCTCGCCGTCATCATGGAGTCGATCCACAAGCGTACGCTCGAGGGCGCGCAGCTGGGCGACGCGGCCCGCGAGGGTCAGGGCCTCGAGGCCGCACCCGCCGCGCTCGCGCGCATGGGCCGCCATGTGGCCGAAGGCGGCGGGATCGCCGCGCTGTCACTCTGA
- a CDS encoding acyl-CoA dehydrogenase family protein — protein MDFAPSAAARDAAAEMRRFLEEHIIPAEPVWAEQLRADGEHSHPPVMAELKAEARRRGLWNLFLPAVSGMSNLDYAAVAEVTGWSPVIAPEAINCQAPDTGNMEILHLFGTEEQRKRWLEPLLEGEIRSAFAMTEPDVASSDATNIATSIVRDGDEYVINGHKWWITGTADERCRVFIVMGKTDPDAEPHRQQSMILVPRDTPGFEIVRHLPIFGYQDQHGHSEIRLTDVRVPATNLLADEGDGFAIAQARLGPGRIHHAMRAIGMAERALSLLTDRATRRVAFGRPLSEQGAVQDMIAESRIEIDQVRLYVQRAAWLIDQGGARAARSEIAGIKVAAPRVANRVIDRAIEVFGAAGLGDDLPLAYFSAWARALRVVDGPDAVHRRTIARQELRRLAQR, from the coding sequence ATGGATTTTGCCCCGTCGGCCGCGGCGCGCGATGCCGCAGCGGAGATGCGCCGGTTCCTCGAGGAGCACATCATCCCGGCCGAGCCGGTGTGGGCGGAGCAGCTCCGCGCGGACGGCGAGCACAGCCATCCGCCCGTCATGGCGGAACTCAAGGCCGAGGCCCGCCGCCGCGGACTCTGGAACCTCTTCCTCCCGGCGGTGTCGGGCATGTCCAACCTCGACTACGCCGCGGTCGCCGAGGTGACCGGCTGGTCTCCCGTCATCGCGCCCGAGGCCATCAACTGCCAGGCCCCGGACACCGGCAACATGGAGATCCTGCACCTCTTCGGCACGGAGGAGCAGCGGAAGCGATGGCTCGAGCCGCTCCTCGAAGGGGAGATCCGATCCGCCTTCGCCATGACCGAGCCCGACGTCGCCTCGTCGGACGCCACGAACATCGCGACGTCGATCGTGCGCGACGGCGACGAATACGTCATCAACGGGCACAAGTGGTGGATCACCGGGACGGCGGACGAGCGATGCCGTGTGTTCATCGTCATGGGCAAGACCGATCCCGACGCCGAGCCCCACCGGCAGCAGTCCATGATCCTCGTGCCGCGCGACACCCCCGGATTCGAGATCGTGCGCCACCTACCGATCTTCGGGTACCAGGATCAGCATGGCCACTCGGAGATCCGCCTCACCGATGTGCGTGTGCCCGCGACGAACCTGCTCGCAGACGAAGGAGACGGATTCGCGATCGCTCAGGCACGGCTCGGGCCCGGACGCATCCATCACGCGATGCGGGCCATCGGCATGGCCGAGCGGGCGCTCTCGCTTCTGACGGATCGCGCCACCCGTCGAGTCGCGTTCGGTCGCCCGCTCTCCGAGCAGGGCGCCGTGCAGGACATGATCGCCGAGTCGCGGATCGAGATCGACCAGGTGCGGCTCTACGTGCAGCGGGCCGCGTGGCTCATCGACCAGGGAGGCGCTCGAGCGGCCCGATCTGAGATCGCGGGCATCAAGGTCGCCGCGCCGAGGGTCGCGAACCGCGTCATCGACCGCGCGATCGAGGTGTTCGGCGCGGCGGGCCTCGGTGACGACCTCCCCCTCGCCTACTTCTCCGCCTGGGCGCGCGCGCTGCGCGTCGTCGACGGGCCGGACGCGGTCCACCGCCGGACGATCGCGCGTCAGGAGCTGCGTCGACTCGCGCAGCGCTAG